TAGATGAATTAGGCAATGAATACGCATTGGTGGGTGCCCAGAACGGCATTTCCATCGTGAATGTTACTAACCCATCCGCTCCTGTTCAGGTAGTGCAATTATCCGGTCCGTCCTCCAGCTGGAGAGAGATAAAAACCTGGGGCAATTATGCGTATGTGACAACAGAAGACGGCTCCGTGGGCCTGCAGATCGTAGATCTCAATCCCCTGCCGGCAGCGCCCACCGTATCCAATGTTTATTATTGGACGCCAACGATCAACAGCCAGACTTTGTCCACCATACACGCACTGCACATAGATGCCGGACGGGTTTATCTCTACGGAAGTAATATTGGGGTAGGAGGGGTGCTTATTGCGGACATCTCTACTACACCAACTGCACCTGTTTATCTCGGACGCTGGAATCAGAATTATGTCCACGACGGTTTCGTCCGTAATAATAAATGCTATGCCGGACATATCTACGACGGATGGTTCTCGATTATGGATGTATCCAACCCTGCCAGTATTCCCACCGCCGTTCCCACGCAAAGTACTCCGGGAAACTTTACACACAATACCTGGCTCGCAACAAACAACGATGACACAATATACACTACGGATGAGGTAAATAATTCTTACCTGACTTCTTATGATATTTCCAACCCGAATAATATAAAGGAGCTGGACCGTATACAGTCACAGAATACGGGCGGTGGATCCATTGTCCATAATACGCATATCATCAACGTAGGAGGAAACGACTATGCGGTAACCTCCTGGTATAAGGACGGAGTGGTGATCACCGATGTAGGCCGTCCTAAAAATATGGTGAATGTGGCCTGGTATGATACGTATACTCAGGGCTCGGGCGGAGGATTTTCTGGATGCTGGGGGGTTAACCCATTCCTTCCTTCCGGCCACCTTATTGCTTCCGACATCAACAATGGCCTATTCGTTCTGGCTCCCACCTACCAGCGCGCCTGCTACCTTGAAGGAGTTGTAACTGATTTTGTTACCGGTCTTCCCATCAATACAGCATCTATTGTGATCACTACGCCGAACATCACTTCAGCTTCTGATCCTTCCGGGTGGTATGGAACAGGATATGCAGTAGCCGGCACTTATTCGGTTACGTATTCAAAGCCAGGTTACGTCTCCCAAAATATTAACGTGACACTTGCCAACGGACAGGTTACGATCCAGAACGTTCAGCTGGTTCCTATTGCCACTGTTTCCATCGGCGGACAGGTTATCCAGTCATGGGACAATGCTCCGATTCCCGGAGCAAGAGTTAAGATATGGAACGGAACCTTCATGTTTGACACCATTACAGACATAAACGGGAATTTCGTGTTCCCTACCGGCTATACCGGCACGTATGAAATGATGGCCGGAAAGTGGACTTACGTGACACGCTGTATTCCAAATACCGTGATCAGTTCTTCCACCAGTTCGCTTGTTATACCTCTGGACTCAGGGATATATGATGATTTCGCATTTGATTTCCTCTGGACACGTACCGGTACCGCCACCGATGGTCTCTGGCAGAGAGGAGAACCCCTTGGCACATCCAACGGAAACAGCCAGGCTAACCCGGAATATGATGTAACACCTGATTGTTACGTCAATGCCTATGTAACAGGAAATACGGGCACATCTGCCGGCGATGATGATGTAGACGGTGGATGGACGATGATTACAAGTCAGGTGTTTGACCCCACTGGGTATATCAATCCAAAAATTGAGTATTCCCGTTGGTTTTATAACGGCGGCGGAAGCGGTAATCCGAATGACTCGCTGCGTATTCAGATTTTCAATGGCACAACCACTGTGAATCTGGAGTTGGTTGTACCGTCCACTCCGGGACAAAGCACCTGGGTGAACCGCAGTTTCCTGCTGAATAGCCTTATTCCTGTTACATCCACTATGCAGGTAAGAGTAAGAGCTGTTGACACCGGACCGGGGCACATTATGGAGGCAGGATTTGATCATTTGCGCATATCGGAGGGCAGTTTAACTGGAGAACAGGAGCCGCTGAATCAGGAGCAGCAATTAGTAGTTGCCCCCAATCCCTTTATCAGTTCCACCACCGTTATGTATGCCTTTGCCGGGGCTCAGCAAAACACCTTTATTTCTGTGATGGATCTGAGCGGACGGGTGCTGGCCATTTACCCCGTTAGTGATGCCGTAGGTTCTGTACAGATGGATCTTGTTCTGCCGGCCGGCACCTACTTCATTCAGGCAAACCGGGATGGCAACCGAATAGGCAAACCGGTGCGCGTGATTAAAGTAAAGTAACAGGCTGGAATTAGCAGAAAAGGGCCTCCGGTTCAGGGCCCTTTTTTTATGCTTCGTCATTGGCTTTAACGCATTGATCTCCAGTTCGATGATCGAATTTAAAAAGTCCGTATCTTCGAATCCCTCTATGGTGAAGACAGGTGTACAATATGATGAACAGGTCAGGGCCTGCAAAAATATCTTTGTCAAAAAGATGAAGGACTACGGAAGTGCGTGGAGAGTACTGAGAACAGGTTCGATAACAGATCAGATATTTATTAAGGCAAACCGGATCAAGAACATCGAGGTAAAGGGCATGCAGAGGGTGGAGGAGGATGTGAGGAGTGAATATATCGGCATTGTTAATTACAGCGTGATCGGGCTCATTCAACTGGCCATGGCCGATGATCCCAGAATGGAGATCAGTGCAGAGGAAGGAGGCAAACTTTTTGATAAATACATTGGCCTTGCCAAATCACTCATGGAAAATAAAAACCATGATTACGGCGAAGCCTGGAGAGAAATGAGAGTGAGTTCCCTGACGGATCTGCTCCTGATGAAGATCCACCGTATGAAGCAGATCGAAGACAATGACGGGAAGACAATGATCTCGGAAGGCCTTGACGCAAATTACATGGACATGATCAACTACAGTTTATTTGCCCTTATACGCCTGAGCGAATGAAAACTTTAGCCTATATCTTACGCTTGCTGGTAGGGGTTCTCTTTATTTTTTCCGGATTCATAAAGGCCAATGATCCCATGGGATTCGGCTTTAAGATGGAGGAGTATTTTACCGTTTTCGGTATGGACTGGGCAAAACCGCTTGCCCTTTCACTTTCTGTTTTTGTATGCATCTATGAGATAGTATTCGGCTTTTTTCTTCTGGCCGGCTACCGTGTTATGCTGACGCTGTGGGCACTGCTCCTGATGATTCTTTACTTCACGGCGCTGACCTTTTACTCTGCCTACTTCAATAAGGTGACCGACTGCGGATGTTTTGGTGATTTCCTGCATCTCAAACCATGGGAATCGTTCTGGAAAGACATTGTTCTGATGGCTTTACTCATTTGCCTGTTCTTTTTCCGAAAGCATATTCGGCCGGTTTTCGGTGGAAAACTAATGGGGGTATTTCTCTTTCTTGTTATAGCGGCTTCTGTAGCGTTTCCTGTTTATACTTACAATTACCTGCCGGTATTCGATTTCAGACCGTACAAAATCGGAACGAACATTATTGAAGCCAGCAGCATCCCGGAAGGAGCTCCCTTAGGTAAAACCATGTCTTATTTTATTTACGAGAACCTGAAAACAGGAGAGAAAAAAGAATTTGACATGAACCATCTTCCCTGGCAGGATACCCTGACCTGGAAGTATTCAGAAAAAAGCAGAGACGTTATTCTGGAGGAAGCATATGTGCCACCGATCCACGATTTTCATATCAACACGCTCGATGGTTTTGAGTATACCGAAGATATCCTTAAGGACCCCGGATATAAATTCTTTCTCGTATCCTATTCCCTGGATATCGCAAATGAAAGTGCCTTTCGCGAGATGAATGATTTTGCAGAACTGTGCCGTAAAAACAACATTCCGTTTATGGTACTCACTGCATCCTCCGATCAGGTGGAAAGCTTCAAACAGAAACTCAGCCTGAATATGGATTTTTACCTCGTGGACGCCACCCAGCTGAAAACCATGATCAGGGCTAATCCCGGATTGGTAATGCTCAAAGGTCCTGTAGTGGTGGATATGTGGCATTATCACTCTTTCCCGTCCTTTACTGAAGTGCAATCTCAATATATGAAATAGTGCAGATAGGGTTGTTTATACTGAAAAAGATCGTTTACGGCTTCCTCGTTATGCTGGGGGTGACCACTGCTGTTTTTCTGATCTTCACCATTCTTCCGGGTGATCCTGCGCGACTGATGCTGAGTCAGAATGCCACACAGGAACAGATCGACGCGATCAATAAGGATCTGGGAAGAGACAGGCCATTGTATATGCAATATCTCCGGTTTGTAAATGATCTTTCGCCCTTATCGGTCCATGATTTTTCAGACCCCGACGACTACTGGTATTTTAATACGTCAAAATATTCCGGCACACCACTTTTCAGTGTAACGGAAAACAAATCGCTGGTACTGAAGTATCCTTACATGGGCAAATCCTACGTCACCAAGCGGAAAGTCTCGGATATTATTGTAAAAAAGCTCCCGTCAACGGCACTTCTTGCCGTTTCTTCCATTTGCCTGGCATCCTGCCTGGGGATTATCATCGGGATCATCTGCGCCGTAAGAAAGAATTCCCTGTTCGACCGTTCCGCGCTTGTATTCGCTGTATTAGGTATGGCCGGCCCCTCCTACGTAGTGGCCATCATTGTGGCAATGGCTTTCGGTTTTATGTGGACGAATGAGTTTCCTTTTCCGGTGATGTTTATCTTGTTCTTCGCGGCCTATACGGCCTGGTTTTTTTACAGATCTTACCGGGGGAAGTTGTCCGGGTCACCAAAATGGGAGAGTGTTTCCTTTTCATCGATGCTTGGCAATGCTGTATGGAAATCAGCTGTGTGGAGTGTGGTATCGTGGTCAGGGCTGTATATTGTTATGGCCACACTGGACATAGAAGATATTCCTGTGCTTAACTCCTACATCTACCTGCCTGGAACAACCTTGAAGAATCTTGGGGATCTTTACGAATATGACGATCTGGGCAACAAACATCTGGCACTGAAAAATATTATCCTGCCTGCCTTTACTCTCGGGATTCGCCCGCTCGCAATTGTTATTCAGCTGATGCGTTCTTCCCTGCTGGAGGTTCTTTCAATGGATTTTATCCGTACAGCAAAAGCAAAAGGACTTACATTTTATACTGTAATTGCAAAACATGCCCTTAAAAATGCGATGAATCCTGTGGTAACTGCCATCTCCGGATGGTTTGCAGGCCTGATGGCAGGAGCAGTATTTGTTGAAATGATTTTTTACTGGAAGGGACTGGGATCAGAAGTAGTTGATGCGCTGTTCAAACAGGATCTGCCGGTACTGATGGGATGCGTTCTTGTATCGGGGCTGATTTTTGTACTGATCAATATTATAGTGGACATTGTTTATGGATTCCTTGATCCGAGGATCCGTGTGAATTGATTCTCATGGAACGAAAGGTGCTGATTGCTAACTGGAAGATGAATAAAAGTCTGCACGACGGACTTTCGCTCGCAGAACAAGTGGCTAACGGAGTAACACAAACTATACGGCCGGTACAAGTTTTTATAGCCCCGCCTTTCCCGATCCTGCAAGCACTTGTTCAATCCCTTTCCGGAACAAAGGTGAGAGTGGCGGCTCAGAACTGCCACGAACAAAGTTCAGGAGCATTCACGGGTGAAGTGTCAGCCGATTCACTGAAGTCTATAGGAGTTTCGGCAGTAATACTCGGCCATTCAGAACGAAGGAAGTATTTTAAGGAAAAGGACAAAACGATTTTTCTCAAAGCCCGTAAAGCCATCGAGCAGGGATTGCAGGTTGTAATCTGCGTTGGAGAAACCCAAAAGGAGAGAGAGGAGGGAAGGCACTTCAAGACCGTGGAATCCCAGCTACGTAAAACCGTTTGTAAGCTGAAAATTCGGGAACTGCAGCAAACCCTGGTAGCCTATGAACCGGTTTGGGCCATTGGTACCGGTCATACAGCCAGCCCGGAGCAGGCTCGCGAAATGCATGCTTTTATTCGGTCGGTGATCGCGTCGAAGCGTGGAGACCATGCACATTCGGTACCCATTCTTTACGGAGGATCCTGCAATGAGCAGAACGCGAAAAGCCTGTTCAGCCAGCCCGATATTGATGGTGGTCTTATCGGTGGTGCATCACTTCAGGCATCT
This is a stretch of genomic DNA from Bacteroidia bacterium. It encodes these proteins:
- a CDS encoding DUF1599 domain-containing protein; amino-acid sequence: MVKTGVQYDEQVRACKNIFVKKMKDYGSAWRVLRTGSITDQIFIKANRIKNIEVKGMQRVEEDVRSEYIGIVNYSVIGLIQLAMADDPRMEISAEEGGKLFDKYIGLAKSLMENKNHDYGEAWREMRVSSLTDLLLMKIHRMKQIEDNDGKTMISEGLDANYMDMINYSLFALIRLSE
- a CDS encoding ABC transporter permease, with the protein product MGKSYVTKRKVSDIIVKKLPSTALLAVSSICLASCLGIIIGIICAVRKNSLFDRSALVFAVLGMAGPSYVVAIIVAMAFGFMWTNEFPFPVMFILFFAAYTAWFFYRSYRGKLSGSPKWESVSFSSMLGNAVWKSAVWSVVSWSGLYIVMATLDIEDIPVLNSYIYLPGTTLKNLGDLYEYDDLGNKHLALKNIILPAFTLGIRPLAIVIQLMRSSLLEVLSMDFIRTAKAKGLTFYTVIAKHALKNAMNPVVTAISGWFAGLMAGAVFVEMIFYWKGLGSEVVDALFKQDLPVLMGCVLVSGLIFVLINIIVDIVYGFLDPRIRVN
- a CDS encoding triose-phosphate isomerase, translated to MERKVLIANWKMNKSLHDGLSLAEQVANGVTQTIRPVQVFIAPPFPILQALVQSLSGTKVRVAAQNCHEQSSGAFTGEVSADSLKSIGVSAVILGHSERRKYFKEKDKTIFLKARKAIEQGLQVVICVGETQKEREEGRHFKTVESQLRKTVCKLKIRELQQTLVAYEPVWAIGTGHTASPEQAREMHAFIRSVIASKRGDHAHSVPILYGGSCNEQNAKSLFSQPDIDGGLIGGASLQASSFLAILNSF
- a CDS encoding choice-of-anchor B family protein, with product MKKILTIAAMVLLSLAGWAQAPNYNITLAANMTYSGQSLSNIWYYVDELGNEYALVGAQNGISIVNVTNPSAPVQVVQLSGPSSSWREIKTWGNYAYVTTEDGSVGLQIVDLNPLPAAPTVSNVYYWTPTINSQTLSTIHALHIDAGRVYLYGSNIGVGGVLIADISTTPTAPVYLGRWNQNYVHDGFVRNNKCYAGHIYDGWFSIMDVSNPASIPTAVPTQSTPGNFTHNTWLATNNDDTIYTTDEVNNSYLTSYDISNPNNIKELDRIQSQNTGGGSIVHNTHIINVGGNDYAVTSWYKDGVVITDVGRPKNMVNVAWYDTYTQGSGGGFSGCWGVNPFLPSGHLIASDINNGLFVLAPTYQRACYLEGVVTDFVTGLPINTASIVITTPNITSASDPSGWYGTGYAVAGTYSVTYSKPGYVSQNINVTLANGQVTIQNVQLVPIATVSIGGQVIQSWDNAPIPGARVKIWNGTFMFDTITDINGNFVFPTGYTGTYEMMAGKWTYVTRCIPNTVISSSTSSLVIPLDSGIYDDFAFDFLWTRTGTATDGLWQRGEPLGTSNGNSQANPEYDVTPDCYVNAYVTGNTGTSAGDDDVDGGWTMITSQVFDPTGYINPKIEYSRWFYNGGGSGNPNDSLRIQIFNGTTTVNLELVVPSTPGQSTWVNRSFLLNSLIPVTSTMQVRVRAVDTGPGHIMEAGFDHLRISEGSLTGEQEPLNQEQQLVVAPNPFISSTTVMYAFAGAQQNTFISVMDLSGRVLAIYPVSDAVGSVQMDLVLPAGTYFIQANRDGNRIGKPVRVIKVK
- a CDS encoding DoxX family protein; amino-acid sequence: MKTLAYILRLLVGVLFIFSGFIKANDPMGFGFKMEEYFTVFGMDWAKPLALSLSVFVCIYEIVFGFFLLAGYRVMLTLWALLLMILYFTALTFYSAYFNKVTDCGCFGDFLHLKPWESFWKDIVLMALLICLFFFRKHIRPVFGGKLMGVFLFLVIAASVAFPVYTYNYLPVFDFRPYKIGTNIIEASSIPEGAPLGKTMSYFIYENLKTGEKKEFDMNHLPWQDTLTWKYSEKSRDVILEEAYVPPIHDFHINTLDGFEYTEDILKDPGYKFFLVSYSLDIANESAFREMNDFAELCRKNNIPFMVLTASSDQVESFKQKLSLNMDFYLVDATQLKTMIRANPGLVMLKGPVVVDMWHYHSFPSFTEVQSQYMK